From a single Micromonospora pallida genomic region:
- a CDS encoding peptide deformylase: protein MDNAESARIRDDGSDQEMPTPSQRMAELGIAQEGAVVLSRPAAPFALPDEAEDARRVIAVLRATMSRVAAVHLFAKGMGLVAPQIGIARAAAVVRTPEGAELVLLNPRVIDESRDTDEQFEGCLSFFDVRGLVRRPTRIEVAHQDVGGRTVITEFRDGTARLVMHEIDHLEGRLYRERMPPGVEVVPVSRYRGTGTRWTYGPQERDTER from the coding sequence GTGGACAACGCAGAATCAGCCCGGATCCGGGACGACGGGAGCGACCAGGAGATGCCGACACCGAGCCAACGCATGGCCGAGTTGGGAATCGCCCAGGAGGGCGCGGTTGTCCTGAGCCGGCCGGCAGCACCGTTCGCGCTGCCCGACGAGGCCGAGGACGCGCGACGTGTCATCGCCGTCCTGCGCGCCACGATGTCCCGGGTGGCGGCGGTGCACCTGTTCGCGAAGGGGATGGGGCTGGTCGCGCCGCAGATCGGCATCGCCCGCGCCGCCGCCGTCGTACGGACACCGGAAGGCGCGGAACTGGTCCTGCTCAACCCACGGGTGATCGACGAGTCCCGGGACACCGACGAGCAGTTCGAGGGCTGCCTGAGTTTCTTCGACGTCCGGGGCCTCGTGCGCCGGCCGACCCGGATCGAGGTGGCCCACCAGGACGTCGGCGGGCGCACGGTGATCACCGAGTTCCGCGACGGAACGGCCCGGCTGGTGATGCACGAGATCGACCACCTGGAGGGACGGCTGTACCGGGAGCGGATGCCGCCGGGCGTGGAGGTGGTTCCGGTGTCCCGCTACCGAGGCACCGGAACCCGGTGGACGTACGGCCCCCAGGAGCGCGACACCGAGCGGTGA